Proteins encoded in a region of the Streptomyces sp. NBC_00513 genome:
- a CDS encoding OB-fold nucleic acid binding domain-containing protein: MSAEPRPEKPAKPARPAGRFRRMIERLSTSQEELHSAELQEDAEAAGCTRICDCDDRQIVKVTGTLRTVTLRPRAGVPALEAELFDGSAPLDVVWLGRRSIVGIEPGRRMIASGRISMSHGRRVLFNPKYELRPLGQEQ; the protein is encoded by the coding sequence ATGAGTGCTGAACCGCGTCCCGAGAAGCCCGCGAAACCGGCCAGGCCGGCGGGCCGGTTCCGCCGGATGATAGAGCGGCTTTCCACCTCGCAGGAGGAGCTGCATTCGGCGGAGCTGCAGGAGGACGCAGAAGCCGCGGGATGCACGCGGATCTGCGACTGCGACGACCGCCAGATAGTCAAGGTGACCGGAACGCTGCGTACCGTGACCCTGCGGCCTCGCGCCGGGGTTCCCGCCCTGGAGGCGGAGCTGTTCGACGGCTCGGCCCCGCTGGACGTGGTGTGGCTCGGACGTCGCTCGATCGTGGGAATCGAGCCGGGACGGCGCATGATCGCCTCCGGCCGGATCTCGATGAGCCATGGGCGTCGGGTCCTCTTCAACCCGAAGTACGAACTCCGACCGCTCGGACAGGAGCAGTAA
- a CDS encoding DUF3710 domain-containing protein — protein MFGRRKKNDSVRDGGAAEQVVDGARADERDDAEALDDDAKPRRMNLPPAPRPDGPWDVSEVIGNPEDGRVDLGGILVPGVEGMELRVEVAGDAIVAATVVLGDSAVQLQAFAAPKKEGIWGEVRDEIATGITQQGGIIDEVQGPLGWELRAQVPVPLPDGQTGAQLVRFVGVDGPRWFLRGVISGQGAVRPDSAGVLEQIFRDTVVLRGDGPMAPRDPIVLKLPNDAQMVPDGVQTTEEPEGSRFGGGMGQLERGPEITEVR, from the coding sequence GTGTTCGGACGTCGCAAGAAGAACGACTCCGTCAGGGACGGCGGCGCGGCCGAGCAGGTCGTCGACGGCGCACGCGCCGATGAGCGGGACGACGCCGAGGCGCTCGACGACGACGCCAAGCCGCGTCGGATGAACCTGCCGCCGGCCCCCAGGCCGGACGGCCCCTGGGACGTTTCCGAGGTGATCGGCAATCCGGAGGACGGCCGCGTCGACCTCGGAGGCATCCTCGTACCCGGTGTCGAGGGCATGGAGCTGCGCGTCGAGGTCGCCGGTGACGCGATCGTGGCCGCGACCGTGGTCCTCGGCGACAGCGCCGTGCAGCTCCAGGCCTTCGCGGCGCCCAAGAAGGAAGGCATCTGGGGCGAGGTCCGCGACGAGATCGCCACGGGCATCACCCAACAGGGCGGCATCATCGACGAGGTCCAGGGCCCGCTGGGCTGGGAGCTGCGCGCGCAGGTCCCCGTACCGCTGCCCGACGGCCAGACCGGCGCCCAGCTGGTGCGGTTCGTCGGCGTCGACGGTCCCCGCTGGTTCCTGCGCGGTGTCATCTCCGGCCAGGGCGCGGTGCGCCCGGATTCGGCCGGCGTGCTGGAGCAGATCTTCCGGGACACCGTCGTCCTCCGCGGCGACGGCCCCATGGCCCCCCGTGACCCCATCGTCCTGAAGCTGCCGAACGACGCCCAGATGGTGCCGGACGGCGTGCAGACGACCGAGGAGCCGGAGGGCTCCCGCTTCGGCGGCGGCATGGGCCAGCTGGAACGCGGTCCCGAGATCACCGAGGTCCGCTGA
- the dut gene encoding dUTP diphosphatase — protein MSQNDHDARRGVDVLIRRVDPEVPMPAYGHPGDAGCDLVTTEAAELAPGERIVLPTGVSIALPDGYAAFVHPRSGLAARCGLALVNAPGTVDAGYRGEIKVIVVNLDPRESVRFERFDRIAQLVVQRVEKVRFHEVAELPGSARAEGGFGSTGGHAAVAGSEAGQQGGNGYASVVTDREGQ, from the coding sequence ATGTCTCAGAACGACCACGACGCCCGCCGGGGCGTCGACGTGCTGATCCGCCGCGTCGACCCCGAGGTGCCCATGCCGGCCTACGGTCACCCCGGTGACGCGGGCTGCGACCTGGTGACCACGGAGGCCGCCGAGCTCGCGCCCGGCGAGCGGATCGTGCTGCCCACGGGCGTCTCCATCGCCCTGCCCGACGGGTACGCCGCCTTCGTGCACCCGCGCTCGGGCCTGGCCGCCCGTTGCGGCCTGGCACTGGTGAATGCCCCGGGGACGGTGGATGCCGGGTACCGTGGGGAAATCAAGGTGATCGTGGTCAATCTCGACCCGCGCGAGAGCGTCAGGTTCGAGCGTTTCGACCGCATTGCCCAGCTGGTTGTCCAGCGGGTCGAGAAGGTGCGCTTCCACGAGGTGGCGGAACTTCCCGGCTCGGCCCGGGCCGAGGGGGGTTTCGGCTCCACCGGCGGTCATGCGGCCGTGGCCGGATCCGAGGCTGGTCAGCAGGGTGGGAATGGCTACGCTTCGGTCGTAACCGACCGGGAAGGACAGTGA
- a CDS encoding response regulator transcription factor, with product MRVLVVEDEQLLADAVATGLRREAMAVDVVYDGAAALERVGVNDYDVVVLDRDLPLVHGDDVCRKIVELGMPTRVLMLTASGDVSDRVEGLELGADDYLPKPFAFTELTARVRALGRRTTVALPPVLERAGIKLDPNRREVFREGKEVQLAPKEFAVLEVLMRSEGTVVSAEQLLEKAWDENTDPFTNVVRVTVMTLRRKLGEPPVIVTVPGSGYRI from the coding sequence GTGCGCGTACTCGTCGTCGAGGACGAGCAGCTGCTCGCCGATGCGGTGGCCACCGGCCTGCGCCGGGAGGCCATGGCCGTGGACGTCGTGTACGACGGCGCCGCGGCCCTTGAGCGCGTCGGAGTGAACGACTACGACGTGGTGGTGCTCGACCGGGACCTCCCGCTCGTGCACGGCGACGACGTCTGCCGCAAGATCGTCGAGCTGGGCATGCCCACCCGCGTCCTGATGCTCACCGCCTCCGGCGACGTGAGCGACCGGGTCGAGGGGCTGGAGCTCGGGGCGGACGACTACCTGCCCAAGCCCTTCGCCTTCACCGAGCTCACCGCGCGGGTGCGGGCGCTCGGGCGGCGTACGACCGTGGCCCTGCCGCCCGTGCTGGAGCGGGCCGGCATCAAGCTGGACCCGAACCGCCGCGAGGTCTTCCGCGAGGGCAAGGAGGTGCAGCTGGCGCCGAAGGAGTTCGCGGTGCTGGAGGTCCTCATGCGCAGCGAGGGCACGGTGGTCTCCGCCGAGCAGCTGCTGGAGAAGGCCTGGGACGAGAACACCGACCCCTTCACCAACGTGGTCCGGGTGACCGTCATGACCCTGCGGCGCAAGCTCGGCGAGCCGCCCGTGATCGTCACCGTGCCGGGCTCCGGATACCGGATCTGA
- a CDS encoding inositol monophosphatase family protein — protein MISAELKAELLDVGLEAARRAGELLRDGRPADLAVAATKSSPIDVVTEMDIAAEKLITEILGRRRPEDGLLGEEGADTPGTSGVRWVVDPLDGTVNYLYGLPSWSVSVAAEYRGETVVGVVAAPMRGETFHAVLGDGAWLGDTRLACRPPAPLDQALIATGFAYVQARRAHQAEVARRIIPLVRDIRRGGSAAVDLCDVAAGRLDGYWERGLNPWDLAAGELIAREAGALTGGRPGRPASGELALAATPAVFASLQPLLDEAEAWRD, from the coding sequence ATGATTTCCGCGGAACTGAAGGCCGAGCTGCTCGACGTGGGTCTGGAGGCGGCCCGGCGGGCGGGTGAACTGCTGCGCGACGGGCGACCGGCGGACCTCGCGGTGGCCGCGACCAAGTCCAGCCCGATCGACGTGGTGACCGAGATGGACATCGCGGCGGAGAAGCTGATCACCGAGATCCTCGGACGCAGGCGTCCCGAGGACGGGCTGCTGGGCGAGGAGGGCGCGGACACCCCCGGGACCAGCGGCGTGCGCTGGGTCGTGGACCCGCTCGACGGCACCGTGAACTACCTGTACGGGCTGCCGAGCTGGTCCGTGTCGGTCGCCGCCGAGTACCGGGGCGAGACCGTGGTCGGGGTCGTCGCGGCCCCGATGCGCGGGGAGACGTTCCACGCGGTGCTCGGGGACGGGGCGTGGCTGGGCGACACCCGTCTCGCGTGCCGGCCGCCGGCGCCGCTGGACCAGGCGCTGATCGCGACCGGATTCGCGTACGTGCAGGCGCGGCGGGCGCACCAGGCCGAGGTCGCCCGGCGGATCATCCCGCTGGTCCGGGACATCCGGCGGGGCGGCTCGGCGGCCGTGGACCTGTGCGACGTGGCCGCCGGGCGGCTGGACGGGTACTGGGAGCGGGGGCTGAACCCCTGGGACCTGGCGGCGGGCGAGTTGATCGCGCGCGAGGCGGGGGCGCTGACCGGAGGCCGCCCGGGGCGGCCCGCCTCGGGCGAACTGGCGCTGGCGGCCACCCCGGCCGTGTTCGCCTCGCTGCAACCACTGCTGGACGAGGCGGAGGCCTGGCGCGACTGA
- a CDS encoding DUF4193 domain-containing protein gives MATDYDTPRKTDDDVDNDSIEELKARRNEKSSSNVDVDDFDAAEGMELPGADLSNEELAVRVLPKQADEFTCMSCFLVHHRSQLAREKNGQPICRDCD, from the coding sequence ATGGCAACGGACTACGACACCCCACGCAAGACCGACGACGACGTTGACAACGACAGCATCGAAGAGCTGAAGGCCCGGCGCAACGAGAAGTCGTCGTCGAACGTCGATGTGGACGACTTCGACGCGGCCGAAGGCATGGAGCTTCCCGGTGCGGACCTCTCCAATGAGGAGCTTGCCGTACGGGTCCTGCCCAAGCAGGCCGACGAGTTCACCTGCATGAGCTGCTTCCTGGTGCACCACCGCAGCCAGCTGGCACGCGAGAAGAACGGTCAGCCGATCTGTCGCGACTGCGACTGA
- a CDS encoding HAMP domain-containing sensor histidine kinase — MAATPAPPAAPPKPTWDPGPPEGPFPWLRPTIRIRLTLLYGGMFLIAGILLLSIIYLLAAQALREGNGTPFKIVDGTDVTVISNTCPGVAGKGQPLDQFNAAINACVLEQRRHALDDLLSRSLMALLGLSIIAFAFGYAMAGRVLSPLGKITRTARRVVGSDLTRRIELDGPDDELKELADTFDEMLDRLERAFTAQQRFVANASHELRTPLAINRTLLEVHLSDPGAPVELQQLGKTLLATNERSEQLVEGLLLLARSDNQIIERKPVDLAEVASRAIDQARGEAGAKGVEIRGERALAVVQGNGVLLERIALNLVQNGVRYNVAEGGWVEVTTEVQHGHAVLLVSNTGPVVPAYEVENLFEPFRRLRTERTGSDKGVGLGLSIARSVARAHGGRIQATPREGGGLVMRVTLPL; from the coding sequence ATGGCAGCGACACCGGCGCCGCCCGCGGCGCCACCGAAACCCACCTGGGACCCCGGACCGCCCGAGGGTCCCTTCCCTTGGCTGCGGCCGACGATCCGGATACGGCTCACCCTGCTGTACGGCGGGATGTTCCTGATCGCGGGCATCCTGCTGCTGTCGATTATCTACCTGCTGGCGGCGCAGGCGCTGCGCGAGGGCAACGGCACGCCCTTCAAGATCGTGGACGGGACCGACGTCACGGTCATCAGCAACACCTGCCCCGGGGTGGCCGGCAAGGGTCAGCCGCTCGACCAGTTCAACGCCGCCATCAACGCCTGCGTCCTGGAACAGCGCAGGCACGCACTGGACGACCTGCTCAGCCGGTCGCTGATGGCCCTGCTGGGCCTCAGCATCATCGCCTTCGCCTTCGGCTACGCGATGGCCGGCCGGGTGCTCTCGCCGCTGGGGAAGATCACCCGTACCGCCCGTCGGGTGGTCGGCTCCGACCTGACCCGGCGGATCGAGCTGGACGGGCCGGACGACGAGCTCAAGGAGCTGGCCGACACCTTCGACGAGATGCTCGACCGGCTGGAGCGGGCCTTCACGGCCCAGCAGCGGTTCGTGGCCAACGCCTCGCACGAGCTGCGGACGCCGCTCGCGATCAACAGGACGCTCCTGGAGGTGCACCTCTCCGACCCGGGGGCCCCGGTGGAGCTCCAGCAGCTCGGCAAGACGCTGCTCGCCACCAACGAGCGCAGCGAGCAGCTCGTCGAAGGCCTGCTCCTGCTGGCCAGGAGCGACAACCAGATAATCGAACGCAAGCCCGTGGACCTGGCCGAGGTCGCCTCGCGGGCCATCGACCAGGCGCGCGGCGAGGCCGGTGCCAAGGGCGTGGAGATCCGCGGCGAACGTGCCCTGGCTGTCGTCCAGGGCAACGGCGTGCTGCTGGAGCGGATCGCCCTCAACCTGGTGCAGAACGGCGTCCGGTACAACGTCGCGGAGGGCGGCTGGGTGGAGGTCACCACCGAGGTCCAGCACGGTCACGCGGTGCTGCTCGTATCGAACACGGGTCCCGTTGTTCCCGCGTACGAGGTGGAGAACCTCTTCGAGCCCTTCAGGCGGCTGCGTACCGAACGAACGGGCAGTGACAAGGGTGTGGGGCTCGGTCTCTCGATCGCGCGCTCCGTGGCCCGCGCACACGGCGGCCGCATCCAGGCGACGCCCCGCGAGGGCGGTGGCCTCGTGATGCGTGTCACGTTGCCCCTGTGA
- a CDS encoding PaaI family thioesterase translates to MSGRNTALTPPADATAPVRHPDAPGPGELLGAHYEHCFGCGEGQPHGLHLEARAGEGVRVTAEFTVKQAHQGAPGLAHGGVLATALDETLGSLNWLLRVIAVTGRLETDYVRPVPVDTVLHLEAEVTAVAGRKIYCSAVGRIGGPEGPVAVRADALFIEVKVDHFIDNGRPEEIRAAMADPDQVRRARAFEVNP, encoded by the coding sequence GTGAGTGGACGAAACACAGCCTTGACGCCGCCGGCCGATGCCACGGCGCCGGTCCGGCACCCCGACGCCCCGGGGCCCGGCGAACTCCTCGGCGCGCACTACGAGCACTGTTTCGGCTGCGGCGAGGGGCAACCCCACGGGCTCCACCTGGAGGCACGGGCGGGCGAGGGCGTGCGCGTCACCGCCGAGTTCACCGTCAAGCAGGCCCACCAGGGCGCCCCCGGTCTCGCCCACGGAGGCGTCCTCGCCACCGCGCTCGACGAGACGCTCGGCTCCCTGAACTGGCTGCTGCGCGTCATCGCGGTGACCGGCCGGTTGGAGACCGACTACGTACGGCCCGTTCCCGTGGACACCGTGCTGCACCTGGAGGCGGAGGTGACCGCCGTGGCCGGGCGGAAGATCTACTGCTCCGCGGTCGGCCGAATAGGCGGTCCCGAGGGGCCGGTCGCCGTACGCGCCGACGCCCTCTTCATAGAGGTGAAGGTCGACCACTTCATCGACAACGGACGGCCCGAGGAGATCCGGGCGGCGATGGCCGACCCGGACCAGGTCAGGCGCGCACGCGCCTTCGAGGTGAACCCCTGA
- a CDS encoding DUF3093 domain-containing protein, which yields MHPSPAHHDERLTAPRAWWGIAVLLGVACALMLLPLGTLPMLLGLVGGTVLAGMVVSSYGSARVRVVNGALAVGDARIPVTALGEPEILEAEEARAWRTYKADTRAFMLMRSYVPTAVRVEITDPADPTPYAYVSTREPQALVAALRAAKNSPAAPAAG from the coding sequence ATGCATCCCTCCCCCGCGCACCACGACGAACGCCTGACCGCTCCCCGCGCCTGGTGGGGCATCGCCGTGCTCCTCGGCGTCGCGTGCGCGCTGATGCTGTTGCCGCTGGGCACGCTGCCGATGCTGCTCGGTCTGGTCGGGGGCACTGTGCTGGCGGGGATGGTGGTGAGTTCGTACGGCTCCGCGCGCGTGCGCGTGGTGAACGGTGCGCTGGCGGTGGGTGACGCGAGGATCCCGGTGACGGCCCTGGGCGAGCCCGAGATCCTGGAGGCCGAGGAGGCGCGCGCCTGGCGCACGTACAAGGCGGACACCCGCGCCTTCATGCTGATGCGCAGCTACGTGCCGACGGCCGTGCGCGTCGAGATCACCGATCCGGCCGACCCGACTCCCTACGCGTACGTCTCCACCCGTGAGCCGCAGGCCCTGGTCGCGGCCCTTCGCGCGGCGAAGAACAGCCCGGCCGCGCCGGCGGCCGGCTGA
- a CDS encoding sensor histidine kinase KdpD, whose protein sequence is MARGKLRIYLGAAPGVGKTYAMLSEGHRRVERGGDCVVGFVEHHGRPRTEVMLHGLEQVPRRELTHRGAGFTEMDVDALLARGPAVALVDELAHTNVPGSRNAKRWQDVEELLRAGIDVVSTVNIQHLESLGDVVESITGVRQRETVPDEVVRRADQIELVDMSPQALRRRMAHGNIYKPDKVDAALSNYFRPGNLTALRELALLWVADRADEYLQQYRGEHDIRSTWQARERIVVGLTGGPEGRTLIRRASRMAAKGSGSEILAVYIARSDGLTAASPKELAVQRTLVEDLGGTFHHVIGDNVPDALLAFARGVNATQIVLGSSRRKTWQYVFGPGVGVTVARESGPDLDVHIVTHEEVAKGRGLPVVRTAARLGRPRIVAGWVVGVLFPALLALVLANIDGDPGLANEMLLFLALTVAAALLGGLVPALASAAFGSLLLNYFFAPPVHRFTVSDPKNIVAISVFFGVAVAVASVVDVAARRTQQAARLRAESEILSFLAGSVLRGETTLDALLERVRETFAMESVALLERESDVEPWFPAGSVGPRPASRPEDADVDMPIGDHMALALSGRVLPAEDRRVLGAFAAQAAVVLDRQRLVGQAEEARRMAEGNRIRTALLAAVSHDLRTPLASIKASVSSLRSDDVEWSEEDRAELLEGIEDGADRLDHLVGNLLDMSRLQTGTVTPLIREIDLDEVVPMALGGVPEDSVVLDIPETLPMVAVDPGLLERSVANVVENAVKYSPAGERVLVAASFLGDRVEVRVVDRGPGVPDEAKDRIFAPFQRHGDSPRGAGVGLGLAVARGFAEAMDGTLDVEDTPGGGLTMVLTLRAVTGERDPSRATVDGEVGTGPPAAASYPPSESLSPSHSFDRPVDPSVRQKAGPQ, encoded by the coding sequence ATGGCACGCGGCAAGCTACGGATATACCTCGGCGCGGCACCCGGTGTGGGCAAGACGTACGCCATGCTCTCCGAGGGCCACCGTCGGGTGGAGCGCGGCGGCGACTGCGTCGTCGGCTTCGTCGAGCACCACGGACGGCCGCGCACCGAGGTCATGCTGCACGGACTGGAACAGGTGCCGCGCAGGGAGTTGACCCACCGGGGCGCCGGGTTCACGGAGATGGACGTGGACGCGCTGCTGGCCCGCGGACCCGCCGTGGCGCTGGTGGACGAGCTCGCGCACACCAATGTGCCGGGCTCGCGCAACGCCAAGCGCTGGCAGGACGTGGAGGAACTGCTCCGCGCGGGCATCGACGTCGTGTCCACCGTGAACATCCAGCACCTGGAATCACTAGGGGACGTGGTCGAGTCGATCACCGGCGTGCGGCAGCGGGAGACCGTACCGGACGAGGTGGTCCGGCGGGCCGATCAGATCGAGCTGGTCGACATGTCCCCGCAGGCCCTGCGCCGTCGGATGGCGCACGGCAACATATACAAGCCCGACAAGGTCGACGCGGCCCTGTCCAACTACTTCCGCCCCGGCAACCTCACCGCCCTGCGCGAGCTCGCGCTGCTGTGGGTGGCCGACCGGGCCGACGAGTACCTCCAGCAGTACCGGGGCGAGCACGACATCCGCTCCACCTGGCAGGCCCGCGAACGGATCGTCGTCGGTCTCACCGGCGGGCCGGAGGGCCGCACCCTGATCCGGCGCGCCTCCCGGATGGCGGCCAAGGGCTCGGGCAGCGAGATCCTGGCCGTCTACATCGCCCGCAGCGACGGCCTGACCGCGGCGTCCCCGAAGGAGCTCGCGGTCCAGCGGACCCTGGTGGAAGACCTCGGAGGAACGTTCCACCACGTCATCGGCGACAACGTCCCCGACGCCCTGCTCGCGTTCGCGCGCGGGGTCAACGCCACCCAGATCGTCCTGGGCTCCAGCCGCCGCAAGACCTGGCAGTACGTCTTCGGGCCGGGCGTGGGCGTCACCGTGGCCCGGGAATCAGGGCCCGACCTCGATGTCCACATCGTCACCCACGAGGAGGTCGCCAAGGGGCGCGGGCTGCCCGTGGTGCGCACCGCCGCCCGCCTCGGACGACCCCGGATCGTGGCCGGCTGGGTGGTCGGCGTGCTCTTCCCCGCCCTCCTCGCCCTCGTCCTGGCCAACATCGACGGCGACCCCGGACTCGCCAACGAGATGCTGCTGTTCCTGGCGCTCACCGTGGCCGCCGCGCTGCTCGGCGGACTCGTGCCCGCCCTGGCGTCGGCGGCCTTCGGCTCGCTGCTGCTGAACTACTTCTTCGCCCCACCGGTGCACCGGTTCACGGTCTCCGACCCCAAGAACATCGTCGCCATCTCGGTCTTCTTCGGGGTGGCCGTCGCCGTCGCGTCCGTCGTGGACGTCGCCGCCCGGCGGACCCAACAGGCCGCCCGCCTGCGCGCCGAGTCCGAGATCCTCTCCTTCCTCGCGGGCAGCGTCCTGCGCGGCGAGACCACCCTGGACGCGCTGCTGGAGAGGGTGCGCGAGACCTTCGCCATGGAGTCGGTGGCCCTGCTGGAGCGGGAGAGCGACGTCGAGCCCTGGTTCCCGGCCGGCAGCGTGGGCCCGCGTCCCGCGTCCCGGCCCGAGGACGCGGACGTGGACATGCCGATCGGAGACCACATGGCGCTGGCCCTGTCGGGGCGCGTGCTGCCCGCCGAGGACCGCCGCGTGCTCGGCGCCTTCGCCGCCCAGGCCGCCGTGGTCCTGGACCGGCAGCGGCTGGTCGGACAGGCCGAGGAGGCCCGCCGGATGGCCGAGGGCAACCGCATCCGGACCGCGCTGCTGGCCGCCGTCAGCCACGACCTGCGCACCCCCCTGGCCTCCATCAAGGCGTCGGTCAGCTCGCTGCGCTCCGACGACGTCGAATGGTCCGAGGAGGACCGGGCCGAACTCCTCGAAGGCATCGAGGACGGCGCCGACCGGCTCGACCACCTCGTCGGCAACCTGCTCGACATGTCCCGCCTCCAGACCGGCACGGTCACCCCCCTGATCCGCGAGATCGACCTCGACGAGGTGGTCCCGATGGCGCTGGGCGGCGTACCGGAGGACAGCGTGGTGCTGGACATCCCCGAGACCCTGCCGATGGTGGCCGTGGACCCGGGGCTGCTGGAGCGGTCCGTCGCCAACGTGGTCGAGAACGCCGTCAAGTACAGCCCGGCGGGGGAACGGGTGCTGGTCGCGGCCAGCTTCCTCGGCGACCGCGTCGAGGTACGGGTCGTGGACCGCGGACCCGGGGTGCCCGACGAGGCCAAGGACCGGATCTTCGCCCCCTTCCAACGACACGGCGACTCCCCCCGGGGCGCCGGGGTGGGCCTCGGCCTGGCCGTCGCCCGCGGGTTCGCGGAGGCCATGGACGGCACCCTCGACGTCGAGGACACCCCCGGCGGCGGGCTGACCATGGTGCTCACCCTGCGCGCGGTGACGGGGGAGCGCGACCCCTCACGTGCCACGGTGGACGGCGAGGTCGGGACCGGTCCTCCCGCCGCCGCCTCGTACCCTCCCTCTGAATCGCTCTCTCCCTCTCACTCGTTCGATCGACCGGTCGACCCCTCCGTACGACAGAAGGCAGGCCCTCAATGA
- a CDS encoding response regulator has protein sequence MTRVLVVDDEPQIVRALVINLKARKYEVDAAADGASALELAAARHPDVVVLDLGLPDMDGVEVIRGLRGWTRVPILVLSARHSSDEKVEALDAGADDYVTKPFGMDELLARLRAAVRRAEPAAGEDEVVVETAGFTVDLAAKKAVRAGRDVRLTPTEWHLLEVLVRNGGKLVSQKQLLQEVWGPSYGTETNYLRVYMAQLRRKLEADPSHPRHFITEPGMGYRFER, from the coding sequence ATGACCCGGGTGCTCGTGGTGGACGACGAACCGCAGATCGTCCGAGCCCTCGTGATCAACCTGAAGGCGCGCAAGTACGAGGTCGACGCCGCCGCCGACGGGGCGAGCGCCCTGGAACTCGCCGCCGCCCGCCACCCCGACGTGGTCGTCCTGGACCTCGGTCTGCCCGACATGGACGGCGTCGAGGTGATCAGGGGACTGCGCGGATGGACCCGTGTGCCGATCCTGGTCCTGTCCGCCCGGCACAGCTCCGACGAGAAGGTGGAGGCACTGGACGCCGGCGCCGACGACTACGTCACCAAGCCCTTCGGCATGGACGAGCTGCTGGCCCGGCTGCGCGCGGCCGTGCGGCGGGCCGAGCCGGCCGCGGGCGAGGACGAGGTGGTCGTGGAGACCGCGGGCTTCACCGTGGACCTGGCCGCCAAGAAGGCGGTGCGCGCGGGGCGCGACGTACGCCTCACCCCCACGGAATGGCACCTGCTGGAAGTGCTGGTCCGCAACGGCGGCAAGCTCGTCAGCCAGAAGCAGCTGCTCCAGGAGGTCTGGGGGCCCTCGTACGGCACGGAGACCAACTACCTGCGGGTCTACATGGCGCAACTGCGGCGCAAGCTGGAGGCGGACCCCTCGCATCCCCGCCACTTCATCACCGAACCGGGCATGGGATACCGCTTCGAGAGGTAG
- a CDS encoding ferrochelatase, with protein sequence MSDQLRACAPRAAEGLAAPYDALLLLSFGGPEGPDDVVPFLENVTRGRGIPRERLKEVGQHYFGFGGVSPINGQNRALLDALRKDFAEHGLDLPVYWGNRNWAPYLTDVLREMAADGRRRIAVLATSAYASYSGCRQYRENLADALARLAEEGVEELPRVDKLRHYFNHPGFVQPMIDGVLASLAELPRDVRAGARLVFTTHSIPTASADTSGPVEGHGEGGAYVRQHLDVATVIADAVRAETGTELPWDLVYQSRSGAPHIPWLEPDICDHLEALHAEDTPAVVMVPIGFVSDHMEVLYDLDTEATAKAAELGLPIARSATVGADPRFAAAVRDLLLERAVAERGEPVERCALGLLGPSHDLCAAGCCPARAPRPAAAGVDSPYA encoded by the coding sequence GCCTGCGCCCCCCGAGCGGCCGAGGGCCTCGCCGCCCCCTACGACGCCCTCCTGTTGCTCTCCTTCGGCGGCCCCGAGGGCCCCGACGACGTCGTTCCGTTCCTGGAGAACGTGACGCGGGGGCGCGGCATCCCGCGCGAGCGGCTCAAGGAGGTCGGGCAGCACTACTTCGGTTTCGGCGGGGTCAGCCCCATCAACGGGCAGAACCGCGCGTTGCTGGACGCCCTGCGCAAGGACTTCGCGGAGCACGGGTTGGACCTGCCGGTCTACTGGGGCAACCGCAACTGGGCTCCGTACCTCACCGACGTGCTGCGCGAGATGGCCGCCGACGGCCGCCGCCGGATCGCGGTGCTCGCGACCAGCGCCTACGCCTCGTACTCGGGCTGCCGGCAGTACCGGGAGAACCTCGCCGACGCCTTGGCGCGGTTGGCCGAGGAGGGGGTGGAGGAGCTGCCTCGGGTGGACAAGCTGCGGCACTACTTCAACCACCCGGGGTTCGTGCAGCCGATGATCGACGGGGTGCTCGCCTCCCTGGCCGAGCTGCCGCGGGACGTGCGGGCCGGGGCGCGCCTGGTGTTCACCACGCACTCGATCCCGACCGCCTCGGCGGACACCTCCGGCCCGGTGGAGGGGCACGGCGAGGGCGGTGCGTACGTCCGCCAGCACCTGGACGTGGCCACGGTGATCGCGGACGCGGTGCGCGCCGAGACGGGCACCGAACTGCCCTGGGACCTCGTCTACCAGTCGCGCAGCGGCGCCCCGCACATCCCGTGGCTGGAGCCGGACATCTGCGACCACCTGGAGGCCCTGCACGCGGAGGACACCCCGGCGGTCGTGATGGTGCCGATCGGGTTCGTCTCGGACCACATGGAGGTCCTCTACGACCTCGACACGGAGGCCACGGCCAAGGCCGCCGAACTGGGCCTGCCGATCGCCCGCTCGGCGACGGTCGGCGCCGACCCGCGGTTCGCGGCGGCGGTACGCGACCTGCTGCTGGAGCGGGCAGTGGCCGAGCGCGGCGAGCCGGTCGAACGGTGCGCGCTGGGGCTGCTCGGCCCGAGTCATGATCTGTGCGCGGCGGGCTGTTGCCCGGCGCGGGCCCCGCGGCCCGCCGCCGCGGGCGTGGACAGTCCGTACGCCTGA